Below is a window of Alkalidesulfovibrio alkalitolerans DSM 16529 DNA.
CCAGGAACTCTTCGAGGCCGGAAACGACGCCATGCAGGATAGAAAGTACGCCGACGCGGCCGAGTACTTTCAGAAGCTGAAGGACCGTTATCCGTTCAGTCCGTATACCTTGCAGGCCGAACTTTCCCTTGGAGACGCCTGGTTTCTGGCGGAACGTTATCCCGAAGCTGCCGCTGCGTACCGGGAGTTCGAGGCGTTGCATCCGCGCAACGACAACATCCCCTACGTGCTTTTTCAGATCGGAGTGAGCAGTTACAGCCAATTCGTATCCATCGACCGGCCTCAGACCACGATTAGCGAGGCCCTCGAGTATTTCTACAGGCTCAAGGAAGAATACCCGGACAGCCGGTACGCCCGAGAGTCTGACTACTACATCGCCAAATGTCGTCGTTTTCTGGCGGATCATGAATTGTACGTCGCCGATTTCTATTGGAAGAGAAGCCTTTGGGGAGCGGCCTGGAACCGGTATCAATTCGTTCTCGACAATTTCCAGGATCTGCCGGAGGTCATGGAGTACGCCGAGAAGATGGCGCAGCTTTCCTATTTCGAATACCAGAAAACCCGCTCCGAGGAAGAGCGCGCCAAGGAACACGGCAGTTGGCGCCAGTGGTTCGACTGGCTCTAGCGGGCCCTGCGCGAGCGAACGAGCGGGCGCATTGACCGTCGGGGGCCGCCTTTTTTGCATGGAAACATCCAGACCACTCTTCCCACTGCCCGCGAGGCGCAGGGTTCCGGACAGCGCATTTGCCCGTGCTTATGAGGCTGTCGATGACTCGTGCATGGCGGCGCTCAAAACCGCCATCGCTGGACTTTTCGCCATGTATCCACCGAGGCCGGGAGATGCGCAAAAGCCCCGCCGTCAGGAATGGTCTCTTGGCTGGCTGGATGCTTCTTTCAAGGAAACCCCACTCGATTTCGTCATTTTTCTTTTGCCGGATTCACCCATTTCGCCGTTGAAGCTTCTGGCGGCTCTCGTCCCGGCGCGCACCTCGGGCGTCCGACAGGTCATTGTCGTACGGCGCGAGGCAGCTAAATGGGAGGACGAGGTGCTCGTGGCGCTCGAACTGGCGGGGCAGGAAGCCGTCCATGTTTGCGACGACAGCATGGAGACCAGGATCGCCAAATCCCTTGGCGCTTCGAAAAGTTTGGGCGTCGTCGTGGACATGGCGGGGGATTGGGCCGGTTTTGCCCAAACGCCTGCTGTCCGGTGTGTGCGCCTTGCCCAGGCGGCTCCTCTCGGTGTTTTCTATGAGGGCCCCGAAGAGTTCGCTCTTCGCATGATTTCTCGGCTGCACCCCGATTCTGGGATTACGGTTTGGAATGCCCCGCGGAAAGTCAGAGGGATGCGGCATCGGTCGGGCGATTTCGAGACCTTTCTTACGCAGCCCTACGCTGCGGCTTTCGTTCCCTGCCATCTCAGGGAATGTGCCGCATCCCGTTTTCCGCTGACGCTCTGCCCTGGGGCCGAGACGTTTTGGTGGTGGCCTCGTCTGCTTCCCGCCGATTTTTCCGCATGCCGTCTTAGCCTGCTTTCGGGAGGGCGTGATGGCTAAGGCGAAGCGCGATCCAGCCGCCACGCTGCGCAACATCGGCATCATCGCCCATATCGACGCGGGCAAGACCACCCTCACGGAGAGGATCCTGTACTACACGGGCCGCATCCACCGGATGGGGGAGGTCCATGACGGGGCTGCGACAATGGACTTCATGCCCGAGGAACAGGAGCGCGGGATCACCATCTCCTCG
It encodes the following:
- a CDS encoding outer membrane protein assembly factor BamD produces the protein MQNRHLPWVTAFILVVTLFSSGCALIDRYFMEPPEDTAQELFEAGNDAMQDRKYADAAEYFQKLKDRYPFSPYTLQAELSLGDAWFLAERYPEAAAAYREFEALHPRNDNIPYVLFQIGVSSYSQFVSIDRPQTTISEALEYFYRLKEEYPDSRYARESDYYIAKCRRFLADHELYVADFYWKRSLWGAAWNRYQFVLDNFQDLPEVMEYAEKMAQLSYFEYQKTRSEEERAKEHGSWRQWFDWL